Proteins encoded together in one Polypterus senegalus isolate Bchr_013 chromosome 16, ASM1683550v1, whole genome shotgun sequence window:
- the LOC120516675 gene encoding zinc finger BED domain-containing protein 4-like translates to MDVTTRWNSSLDMLVRYLEQQAAIAAALTSPEIRQNARNIDTLDIFDIYISGRYSGDVYNYLLESTALDPRFQSLPQIDCNQREAVFQRIQKRVQQLQKNQPTDEKSMERKEEASAHCSTHGGEGALEAEGGAESEEEPASKKTALEDLLGDSFSKTEQPSKGIERETELYRREASIPLSCCPLTWWRENSSKYPLLSPLVKEYLSIPATSVPSERVFSTAGDIVTAQRSQLLPENVDMLIFLKKNMTIS, encoded by the exons ATGGACGTCACCACGCGATGGAATTCATCATTGGATATGCTGGTTCGTTACCTGGAGCAGCAGGCTGCTATAGCAGCAGCGCTCACCAGCCcagaaataagacaaaatgcCCGAAACATTGACACACTGGATATCTTCGACATTTATATTTCAGGCAGATACAGTGGGGATGTATACAACTACCTGCTGGAGAGCACTGCGCTGGACCCAAGATTCCAGTCTCTACCGCAGATAGATTGCAACCAGCGTGAGGCAGTCTTTCAAAGGATACAGAAAAGGGTGCAACAGTTGCAGAAAAACCAG CCCACAGATGAGAAGAGTATGGAGCGCAAGGaagaggcatcagctcattgttCCACACATGGGGGCGAGGGGGCTCTTGAAGCTGAAGGTGGAGCTGAGTCAGAAGAGGAACCTGCTTCCAAGAAGACAGCACTTGAGGATCTGCTAGGGGACTCTTTCTCAAAGACAGAACAGCCCAGCAAAGGAATTGAGAGGGAAACTGAACTTTACAGAAGAGAGGCATCTATCCCACTTAGTTGCTGCCCTCTGACATGGTGGAGAGAAAACAGCTCCAAATATCCTTTGCTGTCTCCACTTGTCAAAGAATATCTTTCCATTCCTGCAACCTCTGTTCCAAGTGAGCGTGTCTTTTCAACTGCAGGAGACATAGTCACTGCCCAGAGGTCACAATTGCtgccagaaaatgtagacatgcttATATTCTTAAAAAAGAACATGACCATATCTTAG